Proteins from a genomic interval of Polaribacter sp. Q13:
- a CDS encoding family 43 glycosylhydrolase has translation MKYLAISFLVILMSCNSKKTVEKPALEEKGFPFLMPHTKPDIKLSTAMERNYDAYMGVQPKFNELYSQFKYTALKGLDYSNHDGTITRRDPSKVIFENGKYYVWYTYRHTKTPPKGADLSSETIPSADWDLCDIWYATSKDGFTWEEQGVAVPRPEKPNVGWRSVATSDILKWKGKYYLYYQGFNEASGKRGDDCPVAVSYSDSPDGPWTAFNKEVIPNGGKDQWDQFSIHDPYPLVHNGKIYLYYKSDSGKKGDLTRLQGLATADDPLGPFTKYPQNPVINSGHETTMFPFKEGIAALVIKDGNEHFTVQYAKDGINFNIASITELMPIAGGPFIPDAFTDTKDGRGITWGISHFTAVNGWSTNHSILARFDCDLSLDVDDPNMKKSQYYRKPEFYFKHGLSGQQVKRIKKENEKLSKSSN, from the coding sequence ATGAAGTATTTAGCCATATCATTTTTAGTGATATTAATGTCTTGTAATAGTAAAAAGACCGTAGAAAAACCAGCATTAGAAGAAAAAGGGTTTCCTTTTTTAATGCCTCATACAAAGCCTGATATCAAGTTAAGTACTGCTATGGAGCGTAATTATGATGCTTATATGGGAGTTCAACCAAAATTTAATGAGTTGTATTCTCAATTTAAATATACAGCATTAAAAGGATTAGATTACAGCAATCATGATGGAACAATAACGCGTAGAGATCCATCTAAAGTAATTTTTGAAAATGGAAAATATTATGTTTGGTATACGTATAGACATACAAAAACACCTCCAAAAGGAGCTGATTTAAGTAGTGAAACAATTCCTTCTGCCGATTGGGATTTATGTGATATTTGGTATGCAACCAGTAAAGATGGTTTTACATGGGAAGAACAAGGAGTTGCGGTTCCTAGACCAGAAAAACCAAATGTAGGTTGGCGTTCGGTGGCTACCTCTGATATTTTAAAATGGAAAGGAAAATACTATTTGTATTATCAAGGTTTTAACGAAGCTAGTGGTAAACGTGGTGATGACTGTCCTGTTGCTGTTTCTTATTCAGATTCTCCAGATGGACCTTGGACAGCGTTCAATAAAGAGGTAATTCCGAATGGAGGAAAAGACCAATGGGATCAATTTTCTATTCATGACCCTTATCCTTTAGTGCATAACGGTAAAATTTATTTGTACTATAAATCAGATTCTGGTAAAAAAGGAGATTTAACAAGGTTACAAGGATTGGCAACTGCCGATGATCCTTTAGGACCTTTTACAAAATACCCTCAAAACCCGGTTATAAATTCAGGTCATGAAACAACGATGTTTCCTTTTAAAGAAGGAATTGCGGCACTTGTTATAAAAGACGGAAACGAGCATTTTACAGTGCAATATGCAAAAGATGGTATCAATTTTAACATCGCTTCCATAACTGAATTAATGCCAATAGCAGGTGGTCCTTTTATTCCAGATGCCTTTACAGATACAAAAGATGGAAGAGGAATTACTTGGGGAATTTCTCATTTTACAGCCGTTAATGGTTGGTCTACAAACCATTCTATTTTAGCACGATTCGATTGTGATTTAAGTTTAGATGTTGATGATCCAAATATGAAAAAATCACAATATTATAGAAAACCAGAATTTTATTTTAAACATGGTTTAAGCGGACAACAAGTAAAAAGAATTAAAAAGGAGAATGAAAAATTAAGTAAGAGTTCTAATTAA
- a CDS encoding T9SS type A sorting domain-containing protein codes for MIKKLLLLTLILTASLSFGQTHTVSISSNAADELVVSENGFLLNKSATGELTQVELTITSVLDFTGVTEPAEFKQMYMPMKTAADNKHVFKPAANLQEGNVDTDTTVGEVRTRTWVISNVIINPAATAVPPVVGDVLKYFTSGGIAGTVHNPKTEITIVESFTAPLPADYIKIESVNTTIPSVERGADFNVSFVYDSSVAIDGLTVQLWIIQSGDETNNIDYDSKIIASSAEIKTLSAQRHASLTATITFPTDISVTSAAKDDKKETVFNIVPTASLPSAAPKHYYQFRFILNTDNGQVLENGTSFKKNFNPIDIQAIEEATAGVKDYEAKKIAVFPNPTTDFISIENATNEIKSVTIFNVMGKQVKTFNKHSNLDVSNLAKGIYLLKTNTGRLSKFIKE; via the coding sequence ATGATAAAAAAATTACTTTTACTAACTCTTATTTTAACGGCAAGCTTGTCTTTTGGACAAACACATACTGTATCAATCTCATCTAATGCTGCAGATGAATTAGTGGTATCTGAAAACGGTTTTCTTTTAAACAAATCTGCCACTGGTGAATTAACACAAGTTGAATTAACAATTACTTCGGTTCTTGATTTTACAGGAGTAACAGAACCTGCTGAGTTCAAACAAATGTATATGCCTATGAAAACAGCAGCAGACAATAAACATGTATTTAAACCAGCAGCAAATCTACAAGAGGGAAATGTTGATACAGACACTACAGTTGGAGAAGTTAGAACTAGAACATGGGTTATTTCTAATGTCATAATAAATCCTGCTGCCACTGCTGTACCACCTGTTGTAGGTGATGTACTAAAATACTTTACTTCAGGTGGTATAGCCGGAACTGTACATAACCCTAAGACTGAAATAACAATAGTAGAATCATTTACAGCTCCTTTACCTGCAGATTACATAAAAATTGAATCTGTTAACACTACAATTCCATCGGTTGAAAGAGGAGCTGATTTTAATGTTTCTTTTGTATATGATTCAAGTGTAGCAATTGATGGTTTAACTGTACAATTATGGATAATTCAATCTGGGGATGAAACTAATAATATTGATTATGATAGTAAAATTATAGCTTCTTCTGCAGAAATAAAAACTTTATCTGCTCAAAGACATGCATCACTAACAGCTACCATTACGTTTCCAACGGATATATCTGTTACATCTGCCGCAAAGGATGATAAAAAAGAAACTGTATTCAACATTGTTCCTACTGCTAGTTTACCGTCTGCTGCACCTAAACACTATTACCAATTTAGATTTATTTTAAACACGGACAATGGACAAGTTTTAGAGAATGGAACATCTTTTAAAAAGAATTTTAACCCAATAGATATTCAAGCAATTGAAGAAGCTACTGCCGGTGTAAAAGATTATGAAGCTAAAAAAATAGCTGTATTTCCAAACCCGACAACAGATTTTATTTCAATAGAAAATGCTACTAATGAAATTAAATCGGTAACTATTTTTAACGTTATGGGTAAACAAGTTAAAACATTCAACAAACACAGTAATTTGGATGTTTCAAATCTTGCAAAAGGTATTTATTTACTAAAAACAAATACTGGAAGATTATCTAAATTTATAAAAGAGTAA
- a CDS encoding LacI family DNA-binding transcriptional regulator, with protein sequence MKHITIKDVAKKLNVSVSTVSRAFNDKYDIRTETKELILKTAKEMGYRPNPIARKLIQQRSLNIGIIVPEFVNSFFPQVIIGAQEVLLAQGYQVLIMQSNESSETEMKNVETMLDNMVDGLIVSLTCENENIEKYKELIASNMPIVFFNRVVDDLPASKVVFDDYKWAFFATEHLLVQGHKDIVHLAGPKNLTLSKNRAQGFDAAHRKHKVPLGRKISCGFSMEEGARVALELIEKKEVPTAIFAASDPSAIGAMKVFKDHGYNIPKDIAFVGFTESRLAEHIAPPLTSVSQPTNDIGQTAAKLLLEQIENKGLFVPQTIVLNGRLNVRESSIKI encoded by the coding sequence ATGAAACATATCACTATAAAAGATGTCGCAAAGAAACTAAATGTATCAGTTTCTACTGTTTCCAGAGCATTTAATGATAAGTATGACATTAGAACCGAAACAAAAGAGTTGATTTTAAAAACGGCTAAAGAAATGGGCTATCGTCCAAATCCTATCGCTAGAAAATTAATACAACAACGTTCTTTAAATATCGGAATTATAGTACCTGAATTTGTGAATAGTTTCTTCCCGCAGGTAATCATTGGTGCTCAAGAAGTTTTATTAGCACAAGGATATCAGGTGTTAATTATGCAATCGAATGAATCATCAGAAACCGAAATGAAAAACGTCGAAACCATGTTAGACAATATGGTAGACGGCTTAATTGTTTCTCTAACCTGCGAAAATGAAAACATAGAAAAATATAAGGAACTAATCGCTTCAAATATGCCAATTGTTTTCTTTAATCGTGTGGTTGATGATTTACCGGCGTCTAAAGTTGTTTTTGACGATTATAAATGGGCATTTTTTGCAACCGAACACCTGTTGGTTCAAGGCCATAAAGATATCGTGCATCTAGCTGGTCCTAAAAATTTAACTTTATCAAAAAACAGAGCTCAAGGATTTGATGCTGCTCATAGAAAACATAAAGTTCCGTTAGGTAGAAAAATTTCTTGCGGATTTTCTATGGAAGAAGGAGCTAGAGTTGCGTTAGAATTAATAGAAAAAAAGGAAGTGCCAACAGCTATTTTTGCAGCAAGTGATCCCAGTGCTATTGGTGCCATGAAAGTTTTTAAAGATCACGGATATAACATTCCTAAAGATATAGCATTTGTAGGTTTTACAGAATCTCGTTTGGCAGAACATATTGCACCACCTTTAACATCTGTCAGTCAACCTACAAATGACATCGGGCAAACTGCCGCTAAACTTTTACTAGAACAAATAGAAAATAAAGGGCTATTTGTTCCTCAAACTATTGTTTTAAATGGGAGGCTTAATGTACGAGAATCTTCCATTAAAATTTAA
- a CDS encoding sodium:solute symporter family protein, translated as MGTIDIAVIIVFTLLVFICGMSFSKAGKNMKSYFAAGGALPWWMSGLSLFMSFFSAGTFVVWGSVAYSSGWVAVTIQWTMCIAGLIIGFFIAPKWQKTKAITAAEFITDRLGKSTQKTYTYLFLFISIFTTGAFLYPVAKIVEVSTGFPIATSIIILGVLILIYTAVGGLWAVIVTDVLQFIVLTAAVLIVVPLSFDKIGGINEFVLQAPERFFEFTNTEYSWGFMVAFGLYNLFFIAGNWAYIQRYTSVATPKDAKKVGWLFGGLYLISPLIWMVPPMIYKVLNPDLGALADEGAYLLMCKEVLPVGMLGLMLGGMIFATSSSVNTTLNISAGVLANDIYKPLRPNSTDKQLVRVGKTATIALGILTILIALVVPYLGGIVEVVMSLAALTGGAMFLPPLWALFSKNQTGKSVLAVTFISLAINAFFKFLAPSLLDIKLDRAMEMGVGMGIPIVLLAVIEIYLNSRKAENVQYTKYLGTLKLKQEAPEEDSSESNKKGTKVIGIGVAATGFLILILSFIAETGALLVGGMGIAVLLLGLFIIKKSQE; from the coding sequence ATGGGTACAATTGATATTGCCGTAATTATAGTGTTCACATTATTGGTTTTTATATGTGGAATGAGCTTTTCTAAAGCAGGGAAGAATATGAAATCTTATTTTGCTGCAGGTGGAGCATTGCCTTGGTGGATGAGTGGATTGTCGTTATTTATGAGTTTCTTTTCCGCAGGAACATTTGTTGTTTGGGGTTCTGTAGCTTATAGTAGTGGTTGGGTTGCCGTAACCATACAATGGACTATGTGTATAGCAGGTTTAATTATCGGGTTTTTTATTGCGCCAAAATGGCAAAAAACTAAAGCGATTACAGCTGCGGAGTTTATTACTGATCGACTTGGTAAATCAACCCAAAAAACTTATACTTATTTATTTTTATTCATTTCTATTTTTACAACGGGAGCCTTTTTATATCCGGTTGCTAAAATTGTAGAAGTTTCTACCGGATTTCCTATTGCGACGAGCATTATTATTTTAGGTGTATTGATTCTAATTTATACAGCAGTTGGAGGTTTGTGGGCCGTTATTGTAACAGATGTATTGCAATTTATTGTATTAACTGCAGCTGTTTTAATAGTTGTGCCACTTTCTTTTGATAAAATAGGAGGAATTAATGAGTTTGTATTACAAGCTCCAGAACGTTTTTTTGAATTCACAAATACGGAATATTCTTGGGGATTTATGGTTGCTTTCGGATTGTATAATTTATTCTTTATAGCCGGAAATTGGGCATATATCCAAAGATACACAAGTGTTGCTACTCCTAAAGATGCTAAAAAAGTAGGTTGGTTATTTGGTGGTTTGTATTTAATTAGTCCACTTATTTGGATGGTTCCACCGATGATTTATAAAGTATTAAACCCAGATTTAGGTGCACTTGCAGATGAAGGAGCTTATTTACTAATGTGTAAAGAAGTACTACCGGTTGGTATGCTAGGTTTAATGTTGGGAGGAATGATTTTTGCAACGTCAAGTTCGGTAAACACCACTTTAAATATTTCTGCAGGTGTACTTGCCAATGATATTTATAAACCATTACGTCCAAATTCTACCGATAAACAATTAGTTCGTGTTGGAAAAACAGCAACCATCGCTTTAGGTATTTTAACCATATTAATTGCTTTGGTAGTTCCTTATTTAGGAGGTATTGTAGAGGTAGTTATGAGTTTGGCAGCCTTAACAGGTGGCGCTATGTTTTTGCCTCCATTATGGGCATTGTTTTCAAAAAATCAGACAGGAAAAAGTGTCTTAGCGGTTACTTTTATTTCATTAGCTATCAATGCCTTTTTTAAATTTTTAGCGCCAAGTCTTTTAGATATAAAATTAGACAGAGCTATGGAAATGGGAGTTGGTATGGGAATACCAATTGTATTGCTAGCAGTTATAGAAATTTATCTAAACTCAAGAAAAGCAGAAAACGTACAGTATACCAAGTATTTGGGGACTTTAAAATTGAAACAAGAAGCACCTGAAGAAGACTCTTCTGAAAGCAATAAAAAAGGAACAAAAGTTATTGGAATTGGTGTAGCTGCTACCGGGTTTCTAATTTTAATATTGTCCTTTATTGCGGAGACCGGAGCACTTTTAGTAGGCGGTATGGGAATAGCTGTTTTACTATTGGGATTGTTTATTATAAAAAAATCTCAAGAGTAA
- a CDS encoding FAD-dependent oxidoreductase, translated as MLVKGFNSEVRNNKTVEINSDFVIIGGGTAGVCAAITAARKGTKTILIQDRPVLGGNASSEVRLWILGATSHMGNNNRWAREGGVMDEILVENLYRNKEGNAVIFDTILLEKVLNEKNISLLLNTSVYDVTKVNDTKIESVKAFNPQNSTEYVVKAPLFCDASGDGIVAFKAGAAFRMGAETKEEFGELFAPDTSYGELLGHSMYFYSKNTDKPVKYIAPEFALKDITAIPRYKAIGKDDKGCRFWWFEYGGEGDTIHDTEEIKYELWKVIYGVWDYIKNSGTFEDVDNMTLEWVGTVPGKRESRRFEGLYMMKQQDVIEQRKFDDAIAFGGWAIDLHPAEGVYSELSGCTQWHSKGVYDIPYRSFVSKDIDNLFLAGRIISATHVAFGSTRVMATTGFCAQAVGMAASICKEKNLKPAEILENGVIKTLQNELNKIGQSIPNVPIQKTTNVINEATIKASSSLSLSEIPFNGDWFPLGISAAQLLPLNANEKYSFKVLVKADESTTITIELRTSEKRDNYCPEVILETQTFNLEKGEQYIDVQFSKTISENQYGFVTFLSNEKVSLKTSNNRYTGVLSVFNGVNKAVSNNGKQTPPENIGVDTFEFWTPHRRPEGKNIAMQISPSIDVFNAENIGNGFVRPNNVVNAWVAELNDKKPTLKIEWESEKELSEIRLFLDPDYDHPLESTLMGHPEDVAPFCLRNYVIKDLNGNILAEKAGNYQTINTWKFDSKVKTKGIIIEVEHPSENVPASIFEVICS; from the coding sequence ATGTTAGTTAAAGGATTTAATTCAGAAGTAAGAAATAACAAAACCGTAGAGATTAATTCTGATTTTGTTATAATTGGAGGAGGAACCGCCGGTGTTTGTGCTGCAATTACAGCTGCTAGGAAAGGAACAAAAACAATTCTTATTCAAGATCGTCCTGTTTTGGGAGGAAACGCTTCTTCGGAAGTACGTTTATGGATTTTGGGAGCTACATCTCACATGGGAAACAACAATCGTTGGGCTCGAGAAGGTGGTGTAATGGATGAGATTCTTGTTGAAAATTTATACAGAAACAAAGAAGGAAACGCTGTTATTTTTGATACTATTTTATTAGAAAAAGTATTGAATGAGAAAAATATATCATTGCTTTTAAATACAAGTGTGTATGATGTAACTAAAGTTAATGATACTAAAATTGAATCTGTAAAGGCTTTCAACCCGCAAAACTCAACTGAATATGTAGTAAAAGCTCCTTTGTTTTGTGATGCTTCTGGAGATGGAATTGTTGCATTTAAAGCAGGTGCAGCTTTTAGAATGGGAGCAGAAACAAAAGAAGAATTTGGAGAATTATTCGCTCCAGACACCTCTTATGGTGAATTATTAGGGCATTCGATGTATTTCTACAGTAAAAACACAGATAAACCTGTAAAATATATAGCACCAGAATTTGCATTAAAAGATATTACCGCAATTCCAAGATATAAAGCCATTGGTAAAGATGATAAAGGATGTCGTTTTTGGTGGTTTGAATATGGAGGAGAAGGAGATACTATTCACGATACAGAAGAAATTAAATATGAACTTTGGAAAGTGATTTATGGAGTTTGGGATTATATCAAAAATTCTGGTACGTTTGAAGATGTAGATAATATGACTTTAGAATGGGTTGGAACCGTTCCTGGTAAACGAGAAAGCAGACGCTTTGAAGGTTTATATATGATGAAACAACAAGATGTAATTGAGCAACGCAAATTTGATGATGCGATTGCATTTGGTGGTTGGGCAATAGATTTGCATCCTGCAGAAGGTGTTTATAGTGAGCTTTCTGGGTGTACCCAGTGGCATTCTAAAGGTGTTTACGATATTCCGTATCGTTCTTTTGTGAGTAAGGATATTGATAATTTATTTTTAGCAGGTAGAATTATTAGTGCAACGCACGTGGCTTTTGGTTCCACAAGAGTTATGGCAACTACTGGTTTTTGTGCGCAAGCGGTGGGAATGGCAGCTTCTATTTGTAAAGAAAAGAATTTAAAACCTGCAGAAATTTTAGAAAATGGAGTGATTAAAACACTTCAAAACGAATTGAATAAAATAGGACAAAGTATCCCGAATGTTCCAATTCAGAAAACAACAAACGTTATTAATGAGGCAACTATTAAAGCGTCTTCAAGTTTATCTCTTTCAGAAATTCCTTTCAATGGAGATTGGTTTCCTTTAGGTATTTCAGCAGCACAATTATTGCCTTTAAATGCTAATGAAAAATATAGTTTTAAAGTTTTGGTTAAGGCTGATGAAAGCACAACGATTACTATTGAATTAAGAACATCAGAAAAAAGAGATAATTATTGTCCGGAAGTAATTTTGGAAACGCAGACTTTTAATTTAGAAAAAGGAGAACAATATATTGATGTTCAGTTTTCTAAAACAATTTCTGAGAATCAATATGGTTTTGTTACTTTTTTATCAAATGAAAAAGTAAGTTTAAAAACAAGTAACAACAGATATACAGGTGTTTTATCGGTATTTAACGGCGTAAACAAAGCAGTTTCTAATAACGGAAAACAAACACCTCCAGAAAATATTGGTGTAGATACGTTTGAATTTTGGACGCCTCATCGTAGACCAGAAGGAAAAAATATTGCAATGCAAATTTCACCTTCAATTGACGTTTTTAATGCAGAAAATATAGGGAATGGATTTGTTCGACCAAACAACGTAGTAAATGCTTGGGTTGCAGAGTTGAATGATAAAAAACCAACCTTAAAAATTGAATGGGAATCAGAAAAAGAGCTTTCAGAAATTAGATTGTTTTTAGATCCAGATTACGATCATCCGTTAGAATCTACCTTAATGGGACATCCAGAAGATGTTGCTCCTTTTTGTCTTCGTAATTATGTGATTAAAGATTTAAATGGAAACATTTTAGCTGAAAAAGCAGGGAATTATCAAACCATAAATACTTGGAAATTTGATTCAAAAGTAAAAACAAAAGGAATTATTATTGAAGTTGAGCATCCGTCAGAGAATGTTCCTGCATCAATATTTGAAGTAATATGTAGTTAA
- a CDS encoding glycoside hydrolase family 2 TIM barrel-domain containing protein, whose product MKYLFSLIFALLLVSCKTQTVSENNSEIDSFSLNGEWKFNTFLGDGSNYLNVQPKKTDIVIDNSQTALVETQGKWKIKTYKGTDRETKPWGANYLSYDFKKDNDPAFVKFTTKVPQSGYYEHFIYYPVGTQMSALVEVTHADGSYTKDFILKTRPSVWVSLGIFKIDIQKEHAIKFHSNRQGKYDVDAIMLRPVDANEYLKSEKEKKALVKIDYDDSNWDNLKVPGHFGMINKYSNYSGKAWYRTEVKLPKTWKKASDERIRIQFEGVYHVARVFFNGEYVGRHQGGFTPFEFDITDKVNFSDKNILVVEADNNYLVGATWNWGGIIRDVHLVKNKDVRVKYQYIHAEPNLKTGTASYEIKVRVENNSAEKRVLKVAAVVKKGKPLNNTVANITVEPNSIKEFELKGQLSANDVKLWHFDSPELYNLKTSIAENGKVLDTKIDRFGIRKFEATATQMLLNGEPVRLVGFNRVSDHRYWGSSEPQELINLDVDLMKTAGANFTRIMHGTQNKKLLDRCDEKGILIFEEVNVRSLKMPEIYEDNFAKPKQWMKEMIERDANHASVVGWSVGNELSDHFDYVKMMYNYTKKLDPNRLALHVSNRGYRKGETPANNPLEYGDMIFQNIYQKTPGNVMDTLHKRWPNKAMFFSEFGVERFTTAALDNDITKLGAWYDNMRKQRPYTTGASIWTYNDYKSGYSSTLADENRAWGMVNAWRTKRRAFYTHQKENSPITELDIENLDLNKQSATISFNVREADDFPSFTMRDYTLQYVFKNKEGEDLFIEKMNLPVLKPSFGKWSGNISWDKLSESPFELTVSLLSTNGYSRGEMKIYFEVPSQAIIDEVKTSNNKIRVHFTKKRDAFEYYLKYAINGVEKESYKTIANYIDLDSLPIQKDIKIQLIARNGKGDSKASDVVKVKTEGKILAPIVWDSFIADNKLIVGYSGTFEDLFYTIRYGVSKDNLSKNNTTNARGIMTIDLENDKTIYFQIQREIKGEKSNWSNIIKVEK is encoded by the coding sequence ATGAAATATCTTTTTTCGTTAATTTTTGCACTTTTATTAGTGAGTTGTAAAACTCAAACTGTTTCTGAGAATAATTCAGAGATAGATAGCTTTTCATTAAATGGAGAGTGGAAGTTCAATACTTTTTTGGGTGATGGTTCTAATTATTTAAATGTTCAGCCGAAAAAAACAGATATTGTAATTGATAATAGTCAGACGGCATTAGTAGAAACTCAGGGAAAATGGAAAATAAAAACATATAAAGGTACCGATAGAGAAACCAAGCCTTGGGGAGCAAATTATTTAAGTTATGATTTCAAAAAAGACAATGATCCAGCTTTTGTGAAGTTTACTACTAAAGTTCCTCAATCTGGCTATTATGAACATTTTATCTATTACCCAGTGGGAACTCAAATGTCCGCTTTGGTAGAAGTAACCCACGCGGATGGTTCATATACGAAAGATTTTATTCTAAAAACAAGACCGAGTGTATGGGTTAGTTTAGGAATATTTAAAATTGATATTCAAAAAGAACATGCTATAAAATTTCATTCCAATCGTCAAGGAAAATATGATGTAGATGCTATTATGCTTCGACCTGTAGATGCCAATGAGTATCTTAAATCAGAGAAAGAAAAAAAAGCCTTAGTTAAAATAGATTATGACGATTCAAATTGGGATAATTTAAAAGTTCCTGGTCACTTCGGAATGATTAATAAGTATAGTAATTACTCAGGAAAAGCTTGGTATCGTACCGAGGTTAAATTACCTAAAACTTGGAAAAAAGCGAGCGATGAAAGAATTAGAATTCAGTTTGAAGGTGTGTATCACGTCGCTAGAGTATTTTTTAATGGAGAGTATGTAGGGCGCCACCAAGGAGGTTTTACACCTTTTGAATTTGATATTACCGATAAAGTAAATTTTTCAGATAAAAATATTTTGGTTGTTGAAGCTGATAATAATTATTTGGTTGGTGCAACTTGGAATTGGGGTGGAATTATTAGAGATGTGCATTTAGTGAAAAATAAAGATGTACGTGTAAAATACCAATATATACACGCAGAACCTAATTTAAAAACGGGTACTGCGAGTTATGAAATTAAGGTGCGAGTAGAAAATAATTCAGCAGAAAAAAGAGTTTTAAAAGTAGCTGCAGTAGTTAAAAAAGGGAAACCTTTAAATAACACGGTTGCTAATATTACTGTTGAACCAAATAGTATTAAAGAATTTGAATTGAAAGGACAATTAAGTGCTAATGATGTGAAATTATGGCATTTTGATTCACCTGAATTATATAACTTAAAAACTTCAATAGCAGAAAACGGAAAAGTTTTAGATACAAAAATAGATCGCTTTGGAATACGGAAATTTGAAGCAACTGCAACTCAAATGTTATTAAACGGAGAACCAGTTCGTTTGGTAGGTTTCAATAGAGTAAGTGATCATAGATATTGGGGATCATCAGAACCACAAGAACTCATTAATTTAGATGTCGATTTAATGAAAACGGCAGGAGCTAATTTTACCCGGATTATGCACGGTACCCAAAACAAAAAGTTATTGGATAGATGTGATGAAAAGGGAATTTTAATCTTTGAAGAGGTGAATGTAAGAAGCTTAAAAATGCCTGAAATTTATGAAGATAATTTTGCCAAGCCAAAGCAATGGATGAAAGAAATGATTGAAAGAGATGCAAATCACGCTAGTGTTGTTGGTTGGAGTGTTGGTAATGAACTTTCAGATCATTTTGACTATGTGAAAATGATGTATAATTACACGAAGAAATTGGATCCAAATCGTTTAGCGTTGCACGTTAGTAATAGAGGATATCGCAAAGGAGAAACACCTGCTAACAATCCGCTAGAATATGGAGATATGATTTTTCAAAATATCTATCAGAAAACTCCAGGAAATGTTATGGATACTTTACACAAACGTTGGCCTAATAAAGCAATGTTCTTTTCAGAATTTGGTGTAGAACGTTTTACAACTGCAGCTTTAGATAATGATATTACAAAACTTGGGGCTTGGTATGATAATATGAGAAAACAACGTCCCTATACTACCGGAGCATCCATATGGACTTATAATGATTATAAAAGTGGTTATTCAAGTACCTTGGCTGATGAAAATAGAGCTTGGGGAATGGTAAACGCTTGGAGAACAAAAAGAAGAGCTTTTTATACACACCAAAAAGAGAATAGCCCAATTACTGAGTTGGATATTGAAAACCTGGATTTGAATAAACAAAGCGCAACCATTTCTTTTAACGTTAGAGAAGCGGATGATTTTCCAAGTTTTACAATGAGAGATTATACGTTACAGTATGTTTTCAAAAATAAAGAAGGAGAAGATTTATTTATCGAAAAAATGAATTTACCCGTTTTAAAACCTAGTTTTGGGAAATGGAGTGGAAATATTTCTTGGGATAAATTAAGTGAATCACCGTTTGAACTTACGGTTTCATTACTTTCTACAAATGGATATTCAAGAGGGGAAATGAAAATTTATTTTGAAGTGCCTTCTCAAGCAATTATAGATGAAGTAAAAACTTCAAATAATAAAATTAGAGTGCATTTTACAAAGAAAAGAGATGCTTTTGAATATTATCTAAAATACGCTATTAATGGCGTAGAAAAAGAGAGTTACAAAACAATTGCAAATTATATCGATTTAGATAGTTTACCTATTCAAAAAGACATTAAAATACAGTTAATTGCTCGAAATGGAAAAGGAGATAGCAAAGCATCAGATGTTGTGAAAGTGAAGACTGAAGGAAAAATTTTAGCGCCTATAGTTTGGGATAGCTTTATTGCTGATAACAAATTAATTGTTGGTTATTCTGGAACATTTGAAGACCTATTTTATACCATTAGATATGGTGTTTCAAAGGATAATTTGAGTAAAAATAATACTACAAACGCTAGGGGAATTATGACGATTGATCTTGAGAATGATAAAACAATTTATTTTCAAATTCAAAGGGAAATAAAAGGAGAGAAAAGTAATTGGTCGAATATTATAAAGGTTGAAAAATAA